From Cellulomonas chengniuliangii, the proteins below share one genomic window:
- a CDS encoding isoprenylcysteine carboxyl methyltransferase family protein, translating into MTPLALFTLLVAAVAVERLIELAVAQRNAAWAFARGGVESGRGHYPPMVVLHTGLLAACVAEAFWSGREFDARWGLAALVAVLASQALRWWCVATLGPQWNTRIIVVPGLSLVARGPYRWLRHPNYVAVALEGAALPLVHSAWITAAGFTVLNAVLLLGFRIPAEERALSAAPAASAAR; encoded by the coding sequence ATGACCCCCCTCGCCCTGTTCACGCTCCTGGTGGCGGCCGTGGCCGTCGAGCGACTCATCGAGCTGGCGGTCGCGCAACGCAATGCGGCGTGGGCGTTCGCCCGGGGAGGGGTTGAGTCGGGACGCGGCCACTACCCGCCGATGGTGGTGCTGCACACCGGGCTCCTGGCGGCGTGCGTGGCGGAGGCGTTCTGGTCGGGACGGGAGTTCGACGCACGGTGGGGGCTCGCCGCCCTCGTGGCGGTGCTGGCCAGCCAGGCGCTGCGCTGGTGGTGTGTCGCCACGCTCGGGCCGCAGTGGAACACGCGCATCATCGTGGTGCCAGGGCTCTCGCTGGTGGCGCGCGGACCGTACCGGTGGCTGCGGCACCCCAACTACGTGGCGGTGGCCCTCGAGGGCGCGGCGCTCCCGCTCGTCCACTCCGCCTGGATCACGGCGGCCGGTTTCACGGTGCTCAACGCGGTGCTGCTGCTCGGGTTCCGGATCCCCGCCGAGGAGCGGGCGCTGTCCGCGGCCCCGGCGGCCTCCGCGGCGCGGTGA